In one window of Frigoriglobus tundricola DNA:
- a CDS encoding efflux RND transporter permease subunit: MNPIVFAMRYPYAVMVGVVAVLIGSGLAATRLHADVFPPLNQPVVYICQPYGGMSPDQMEGLLTNYYEFHLLYVNAVHHVESRNVTGMTLIKVFFHPGTDMGQATAELVAAVNRARFMMPPGTVPPFVARTDTGTAPVGFLVLKSDTRSIKDIQDIATLRVRPQFANIPGVSSPPAFGGNQRAIVVNVNPDAVTKQGLTLWQVTEAVSAGNPVTPSGTLKVGDRQFLVTSNAMVGAKPAQELAQVPVKPGPHPVLLGDVATIEDSADLTAGYALVNGRRSVYMLITKRADASTVTVVNDLKAALPRMRTSVPEDVDITFEFDQSPIVTEAMWGVGTEGLIGALLTGLMVLLFLRDWRSVIVVVLNIPLALAAAAFALWASGQTLNLMTLGGLALAVGILVDEATVEVENIHTQLLKFDNVARAVRTGNSETAVPRLLAMLCILAVFVPSFFMEGAARELFVPLSLAVGYSMIASYVLSSTFVPVLSVWLLRPGHPHADAKGGLFGKLMDAYEAVVARIVYRKGLVAPGYLIAALALAALLYLNLGTAIFPPTDKGQFLLRLKAPTGTRIERTEELAQEATRLIKEEAGAGNVEATVGYIGMFPTNYPIQAIHQWTSGPGECLLKVALRESSGLRVEEQKEKLRTKLDTGLKAWLAARWKEDGLPRVEIDARLPGLRLSFEPGDLVSDVMSFGAPTPVEVQVSGSDMAANLAFATALRDRLVTIPDLRDVQLNPAQDYPTISLTIDRARAATMNVTARDVGLSLVPATASSRYMQPIYWRDPKNGQAYIVQVQVPPPQIGSIMALGNIPVGQKVVAEAGASGGSGNGTGSGGEPPGVVLLRDTLAPSGGAMPGTTAEEIYRYNMRRAVSITANVATQDLGKVRAAVQRAIADSGEPARGVQVDVRGQLNTLNLVQTSLGRGLLLAILAIALLLTAYFQSIRLALVSVAAVPATLCGVGLTLWATGTTLNLQSFMGAIMALGVSVANAILLVTFAERARLLHGGAVRAAVEGGRSRLRPILMTSCAMVAGMLPMAIGASAGGDQTAPLGRAVVGGLTASTLTTLFILPAVFAVVQRRASVAGASLDPDDPNSGRYDENRVKLFDE, encoded by the coding sequence ATGAACCCGATCGTCTTCGCGATGCGCTACCCCTACGCCGTCATGGTCGGGGTGGTCGCGGTCCTCATCGGCAGCGGGCTCGCGGCCACGCGCCTCCACGCCGACGTGTTCCCGCCCCTCAACCAGCCGGTCGTGTACATCTGCCAGCCCTACGGCGGCATGTCGCCCGACCAGATGGAGGGGCTGCTCACCAACTACTACGAGTTCCACCTCCTGTACGTGAACGCGGTCCACCACGTCGAGAGCCGGAACGTCACCGGCATGACGCTCATCAAGGTGTTCTTCCACCCCGGCACCGATATGGGCCAGGCGACGGCCGAACTGGTCGCCGCGGTGAACCGGGCGCGGTTCATGATGCCGCCGGGCACCGTGCCGCCGTTCGTGGCCCGCACCGACACCGGGACCGCACCGGTCGGGTTCCTCGTGCTCAAGAGCGACACCCGATCGATCAAGGACATTCAGGACATCGCGACCCTCCGCGTGCGCCCGCAGTTCGCCAACATCCCGGGCGTGTCCAGCCCGCCGGCGTTCGGCGGCAACCAGCGGGCGATCGTCGTGAACGTGAACCCGGACGCGGTCACGAAGCAGGGGCTCACGCTCTGGCAGGTCACCGAGGCGGTGTCCGCGGGCAACCCGGTCACGCCGTCCGGCACCCTGAAGGTCGGCGACCGGCAGTTTCTCGTCACCTCGAACGCGATGGTGGGCGCGAAGCCGGCACAGGAACTGGCCCAGGTGCCGGTGAAGCCCGGCCCGCACCCGGTGCTCCTGGGCGACGTCGCCACCATCGAGGACTCGGCCGACCTCACCGCCGGCTACGCGCTGGTGAACGGGCGCCGGTCCGTGTACATGCTCATCACCAAGCGGGCGGACGCCTCCACCGTGACCGTCGTCAACGACCTCAAGGCCGCGCTCCCGCGGATGCGGACCAGCGTGCCCGAGGACGTGGACATCACGTTCGAGTTCGACCAGTCGCCGATCGTGACGGAGGCGATGTGGGGCGTGGGCACCGAGGGGCTGATCGGCGCGCTGCTCACCGGCCTCATGGTGCTGCTGTTCCTCCGCGACTGGCGGTCGGTGATCGTCGTCGTGCTGAACATCCCGCTCGCGCTGGCCGCCGCCGCGTTCGCGCTGTGGGCCAGCGGCCAGACGCTCAACCTGATGACGCTCGGCGGGCTGGCGCTGGCGGTCGGCATCCTCGTCGACGAGGCGACGGTGGAGGTCGAGAACATCCACACGCAGCTCCTCAAGTTCGACAACGTCGCGCGGGCCGTGCGGACGGGCAACTCGGAGACGGCCGTGCCGCGGCTGCTGGCGATGCTGTGCATCCTCGCCGTGTTCGTCCCGTCGTTCTTCATGGAGGGCGCGGCGCGCGAGCTGTTCGTGCCGCTGTCGCTGGCCGTCGGCTATTCGATGATCGCGTCGTACGTCCTGTCGAGCACGTTCGTCCCGGTGCTGTCGGTGTGGCTGCTCAGGCCCGGCCACCCGCACGCGGACGCGAAGGGCGGGCTGTTCGGCAAACTCATGGACGCCTACGAGGCCGTGGTCGCGCGGATCGTGTACCGCAAGGGGCTCGTGGCGCCGGGCTACCTGATTGCGGCGCTCGCGCTGGCCGCCCTGCTCTACCTCAACCTCGGCACCGCGATCTTCCCGCCGACGGACAAGGGCCAGTTCCTGCTCCGGCTGAAAGCACCGACCGGGACGCGCATCGAGCGGACCGAGGAACTCGCCCAGGAGGCCACGCGGCTCATCAAGGAGGAGGCCGGCGCGGGGAACGTCGAGGCCACGGTGGGGTACATCGGCATGTTCCCGACGAACTACCCGATCCAGGCGATCCACCAGTGGACGAGCGGGCCGGGCGAGTGCCTGTTGAAAGTCGCGCTGAGAGAGAGTTCCGGTTTGCGCGTCGAGGAGCAGAAGGAGAAGCTCCGCACGAAACTCGACACGGGGCTGAAAGCGTGGCTCGCGGCGCGGTGGAAGGAAGACGGCCTCCCGCGAGTCGAGATCGACGCCCGCCTCCCCGGCCTGCGCCTGTCGTTCGAGCCGGGCGACCTCGTGAGCGACGTGATGAGCTTCGGCGCCCCGACGCCGGTGGAAGTGCAGGTGAGCGGGTCGGACATGGCGGCGAACCTCGCGTTCGCCACCGCCCTGCGGGACCGCCTCGTCACGATCCCGGACCTCCGCGACGTGCAGCTCAACCCCGCGCAGGACTACCCGACCATCAGCCTGACCATCGACCGGGCGCGGGCCGCGACCATGAACGTCACGGCGCGGGACGTCGGCCTGTCGCTCGTTCCGGCCACCGCGTCGAGCCGGTACATGCAACCGATCTACTGGCGCGACCCCAAGAACGGGCAGGCGTACATCGTCCAGGTGCAGGTGCCGCCGCCGCAGATCGGCTCGATTATGGCGCTGGGCAACATCCCGGTCGGCCAGAAAGTGGTGGCCGAGGCCGGGGCCAGCGGCGGCAGCGGCAACGGGACCGGGAGCGGGGGCGAACCGCCGGGCGTGGTGCTCCTCCGGGACACGCTCGCGCCGAGCGGCGGGGCGATGCCCGGCACCACCGCGGAGGAGATCTACCGGTACAACATGCGCCGCGCGGTGAGCATCACCGCGAACGTCGCGACGCAGGACCTGGGGAAGGTGCGGGCGGCGGTACAACGGGCCATCGCCGATAGTGGCGAGCCGGCCCGCGGCGTGCAGGTGGACGTGCGCGGGCAGTTGAACACGCTCAACCTGGTGCAAACGAGCCTCGGCCGCGGGCTGCTCCTCGCGATCCTCGCGATCGCCCTGTTGCTGACGGCGTACTTCCAGTCAATCCGCCTCGCGCTCGTGTCGGTTGCGGCGGTGCCGGCGACGCTGTGCGGCGTCGGGCTGACGCTGTGGGCGACCGGGACCACGCTCAACCTCCAGTCGTTCATGGGCGCGATCATGGCGCTGGGCGTGTCGGTCGCGAACGCGATCCTGCTCGTCACGTTCGCGGAACGCGCGCGGCTGCTCCACGGCGGCGCGGTCCGCGCCGCCGTAGAGGGCGGGCGCTCGCGGCTGCGCCCGATCCTCATGACGAGTTGTGCGATGGTCGCGGGGATGCTGCCGATGGCGATCGGCGCCTCGGCCGGGGGCGACCAGACGGCCCCGCTCGGTCGGGCGGTGGTGGGCGGGCTGACCGCGTCCACGCTCACGACGCTCTTCATCCTGCCGGCCGTGTTCGCGGTGGTGCAACGAAGGGCGAGCGTCGCCGGCGCCTCGCTGGATCCCGACGACCCGAACAGTGGGCGCTACGACGAGAACCGCGTGAAGCTGTTCGACGAGTGA